In a genomic window of Punica granatum isolate Tunisia-2019 chromosome 6, ASM765513v2, whole genome shotgun sequence:
- the LOC116211059 gene encoding two-component response regulator ARR17-like, which yields MGMVESRREFIGRMEIERTLQRKVSADETNIRNCWRLPTPHSKLIEKLLLNSSCKVTTADNGLRALELLGLKDDQPNCSATGSKVNMIITDYCIPGMTGYELRKKTKGSSILKEIPVVIMSSENVPTRIHKCLEEGAQMFILKPLKQSDVKKLRCLIY from the exons ATGGGAATGGTCGAATCGCGCCGGGAATTCATCGGCAGGATGGAGATAGAGCGTACGCTACAGAGAAAAGTATCAGCTGACGAGACGAATATCAG AAACTGTTGGAGACTCCCGACCCCACATTCTAAGCTCATTGAGAAGCTCCTCCTCAACTCCTCCTGCAAAG TGACGACGGCAGATAATGGGCTCAGAGCATTGGAGTTGCTGGGCTTGAAGGATGACCAGCCCAACTGTTCGGCAACG GGTTCAAAGGTAAATATGATCATCACGGATTATTGCATTCCCGGAATGACCGGTTACGAGCTACGCAAAAAGACCAAG GGTTCATCGATTCTAAAGGAGATTCCAGTTGTAATCATGTCATCCGAGAACGTCCCAACTCGTATCCACAA GTGTTTGGAGGAAGGAGCTCAGATGTTCATACTGAAGCCTCTGAAGCAGTCAGATGTGAAGAAGCTGAGATGCCTTATCTACTGA
- the LOC116211060 gene encoding receptor-like protein EIX2 encodes MSNCKVGPQFPTWLRAQRNVHVLDLSNANILDIIPHWFYDISFNIEILYLSSNELSGEISLCTMKSLQGLDLSNNKLSGTFPECWKRLRQLEGVNLGNNQFSGLVPISLCSMKELTFLGLHGNAFSGSIPKCLSTITDLDVLDLSGNKLASRIPSWIGRMVQLKVLNLEFNSFYGEIPMSICKLKHLRVLNLAHNNLSGSIPLCFDNFIAMSNPVLIIVIDHYEFGVEAHLKSITQVYTIALRYLFSIDLSNNRLNGDIPTGLTRLYNLQNLNLSQNDLWGGIPPEIADLKNLESLDLSINQLSGPIPRSLSELSFLSYLNLSFDQLSGPIPSGAQLSTFTNESYLGNGALCGPPLF; translated from the coding sequence ATGTCAAACTGCAAAGTTGGGCCTCAATTTCCCACATGGCTTCGAGCACAGAGGAACGTTCATGTGCTGGATTTGTCTAATGCAAACATATTGGATATCATCCCCCATTGGTTTTACGACATCTCTTTTAACATCGAGATCCTGTATCTGTCTAGCAATGAGTTGAGTGGAGAAATTTCTTTGTGCACTATGAAGTCCTTACAAGGCTTGGACCTCTCAAATAACAAACTGTCTGGGACATTTCCAGAGTGTTGGAAAAGGTTACGTCAACTGGAAGGAGTAAACTTGGGGAACAACCAGTTTAGTGGCCTGGTTCCAATATCCTTATGCTCTATGAAAGAGCTGACCTTTCTGGGGCTACACGGCAATGCCTTCAGTGGGAGTATCCCCAAATGCTTAAGCACTATTACTGATCTTGATGTGCTTGATCTGAGTGGAAATAAATTGGCTAGTCGAATCCCTTCCTGGATTGGTCGCATGGTTCAGCTCAAGGTGTTGAATCTTGAGTTTAATTCCTTCTATGGGGAGATTCCTATGAGCATATGCAAACTCAAACACCTTCGAGTTTTAAACCTTGCGCACAACAACCTCTCTGGAAGCATCCCCCTTTGCTTTGACAACTTCATCGCCATGTCCAACCCAGTGCTCATTATTGTGATAGACCATTATGAGTTTGGAGTTGAGGCTCATCTAAAGAGCATAACCCAAGTATACACCATAGCACTTCGGTATCTTTTCTCCATTGACCTTTCAAATAACAGATTAAATGGAGATATTCCGACTGGGTTGACACGGCTCTACAATCTTCAAAATCTGAACCTGTCACAGAATGATCTTTGGGGAGGAATCCCTCCAGAGATTGCCGATTTGAAGAATCTGGAGTCCCTTGATTTGTCCATAAACCAACTCTCAGGCCCAATACCACGGAGCTTATCCGAATTAAGCTTTCTGAGTTACTTGAACTTGTCGTTTGATCAACTGTCCGGTCCCATTCCCTCCGGTGCCCAGCTGAGTACATTTACAAATGAATCATATCTTGGGAATGGTGCACTCTGCGGGCCTCCACTATTCTAG